From one Acidobacteriota bacterium genomic stretch:
- a CDS encoding TonB-dependent receptor, with amino-acid sequence MRLRSLYLALVALLVTTGTITAQTSKGILTGIVRDTTGAVIPNASVSVKNQDTGENRASKTQNEGAFRIEALSPGRYTISVSQQGFNPFSVSNIIVSASVVTSHDVVMTVGDTGSTVTVEANTVALNTENGQLTGTIDSTDLRALPTFSLNPIELATTVPGVQLVNQNGLSNGMNIQVNGARPRANNFLLDGQEINDVGIGGQAFQPQIPDMYSSLAVITSAASAEYGRAGGAVVNMITKAGTNEFHGTVFERYSGSGLDALDGVTRQLKPLAPGTPNPKARYDQHTYGFTLGGPIFKDKLFAFGGLQLQRKYGKETPNRLELPDANGYATLQKIGGPQVQLLNQYLSNGSYLKDYVAFNDGVITNINVGPQNGCPTTGCIVTTGHFQRQNASLSNPDTQWMYRIDFNPRSADNFYFRYMHDRQSFSPDFQNNGSALVGFDTEQGGPVELGAGGWTHVFTPNLLNELRVSEARLGFLFAPTADTLKNPLYALSSVNIANFPALGPDQNFPQGRHEDLYQLQDTVGWTKGRQSWRIGFDIGRILETDIVSQNAKGTLSFVKGGTYISSLGNFLQNQLGASGTATKTFGATRVDPHGWRSGVFAQDDIKLNADLTINLGVRYDYLTNPLNSLQYPGIDPSNPYAAINTVYKVKNDTNNIAPRVGFAYSPHFGGYFGDGKTSIRGGFGVFYDSTFSNILVNSAQSSPNAVGGTLTSTAPGGLPNATSLIPTITPTLNPKSSVTSVVDNIVNPLTYQFNLGVERELPAQILTSVRYVGTLGRKLYANQQYNYFSNGARLNTTRGVINARGNFAGSSYNGLEVSASHGFSHGLQIRGSYTYSKSLDDGSEVFSLANSPTSYSANLAPGGRGQDWGPSSYDHRHYLTISYVWSPVGLHANNTFANAALGALTRHWTISGTEQFQSGPYLTFDTAGYDINGDGSTTNDRAVLGNKSKPLDTGAIDGHFVGGTDGVYYDIAALNDPNGDMNVVTPNDVHWLIPYGPQNQFLHQEIGRNSYANPGLQFHNIAVEKGIGMSYFHFDRGRLILRAEVNNIGNHNNVGPMNTSIPNIGTAVFLDKTNARQGSGDAQSQGRQMYLWAKFVF; translated from the coding sequence ATGCGTCTTAGAAGTCTTTATCTTGCTTTGGTTGCCTTATTGGTTACCACAGGAACTATAACCGCTCAGACAAGTAAGGGAATCTTGACCGGAATCGTCCGTGATACAACTGGCGCGGTGATTCCGAACGCGAGTGTTTCTGTGAAAAACCAGGACACTGGCGAAAACCGTGCGTCCAAGACGCAGAACGAAGGCGCCTTCCGTATAGAGGCCCTTTCTCCGGGCCGCTATACCATCTCCGTCAGCCAACAGGGCTTTAATCCCTTCAGTGTATCGAACATTATAGTGAGCGCTTCGGTTGTAACGAGCCACGATGTGGTGATGACGGTTGGTGATACGGGGAGCACAGTAACCGTAGAAGCCAATACAGTGGCCCTGAATACGGAGAACGGACAGTTGACGGGCACCATCGATTCGACCGATCTGCGCGCCCTGCCGACCTTTTCGCTCAACCCAATCGAGTTGGCGACGACCGTTCCTGGCGTTCAACTGGTCAATCAGAATGGCCTTAGCAACGGTATGAACATCCAGGTCAACGGAGCTCGTCCGAGGGCCAACAACTTCCTGCTCGACGGACAGGAGATCAACGACGTTGGTATTGGCGGCCAGGCCTTCCAGCCTCAGATCCCCGACATGTACAGCTCGCTTGCCGTGATTACGAGCGCAGCTTCGGCGGAGTATGGCCGCGCCGGTGGCGCAGTCGTCAACATGATCACCAAGGCCGGCACGAACGAATTTCACGGCACGGTGTTTGAGCGCTACTCCGGATCGGGTCTCGACGCGCTGGATGGCGTGACGCGGCAACTGAAGCCGCTGGCGCCTGGAACGCCCAATCCAAAGGCTCGCTACGACCAGCACACCTACGGGTTCACGCTGGGCGGTCCGATCTTCAAGGACAAGCTGTTTGCCTTTGGCGGTCTGCAACTGCAACGGAAGTATGGCAAGGAGACGCCGAACCGTCTGGAGCTCCCGGATGCCAACGGCTACGCCACCTTGCAAAAGATCGGTGGACCGCAGGTTCAGTTGCTGAACCAGTATTTGAGCAATGGGTCGTATCTCAAGGACTACGTTGCGTTCAACGACGGTGTTATTACAAATATCAATGTTGGTCCGCAGAACGGCTGCCCGACGACAGGTTGCATCGTGACCACCGGCCACTTCCAGCGGCAGAACGCCAGCCTGAGCAATCCCGACACCCAGTGGATGTACCGCATCGACTTCAATCCACGGAGTGCGGACAACTTCTACTTCCGCTATATGCACGACCGCCAGTCCTTCAGCCCCGACTTCCAGAACAATGGTTCGGCGCTGGTTGGTTTCGATACGGAGCAGGGCGGGCCGGTCGAACTGGGCGCGGGAGGCTGGACCCACGTATTCACGCCGAACCTGTTGAACGAACTCCGCGTATCGGAAGCCCGGCTCGGGTTCCTGTTTGCGCCGACGGCGGATACACTCAAGAACCCTCTGTACGCGCTGTCGTCGGTCAATATCGCCAACTTCCCTGCGCTGGGACCGGACCAGAACTTTCCTCAGGGCCGTCATGAAGATCTGTACCAGTTGCAGGACACCGTGGGTTGGACCAAGGGACGCCAGTCGTGGCGCATTGGCTTCGATATCGGCCGCATTCTCGAGACGGACATTGTTTCTCAAAATGCAAAGGGTACGCTTAGCTTCGTCAAAGGGGGAACCTACATCAGCTCCCTTGGCAACTTCCTGCAGAACCAGCTTGGAGCGTCGGGTACGGCGACCAAGACGTTCGGCGCAACTCGCGTCGACCCGCACGGATGGCGCAGCGGTGTCTTCGCGCAGGATGACATCAAGCTGAACGCCGACCTTACCATCAACCTGGGAGTTCGTTACGACTACCTGACAAACCCGCTGAACTCGCTGCAGTATCCTGGCATCGATCCCAGCAATCCGTATGCGGCGATCAACACCGTGTACAAGGTCAAGAACGACACCAACAACATTGCTCCTCGCGTTGGCTTTGCCTACTCGCCCCACTTTGGCGGTTACTTCGGCGATGGCAAGACCTCAATCCGCGGCGGCTTTGGCGTGTTCTACGACAGCACCTTCAGCAACATTCTCGTGAACTCGGCACAGAGCTCACCGAATGCCGTTGGAGGAACTCTCACTTCAACCGCACCGGGCGGCCTGCCGAATGCTACCTCGTTGATTCCGACGATTACGCCCACGTTGAACCCGAAGTCGTCTGTGACCAGCGTTGTGGACAATATCGTCAACCCGCTGACTTACCAGTTCAACCTTGGCGTGGAACGCGAGCTCCCGGCGCAGATCCTCACCTCGGTCCGCTACGTCGGCACCCTGGGAAGAAAGCTGTATGCGAACCAGCAGTACAACTACTTCTCGAACGGTGCGCGTTTGAACACAACGCGTGGAGTCATCAATGCCCGCGGCAACTTTGCCGGCTCCAGCTACAACGGTCTTGAGGTCTCCGCATCTCACGGCTTCTCGCACGGTCTGCAGATTCGCGGATCGTATACCTATAGCAAGTCGCTGGATGATGGCTCCGAGGTCTTCTCGCTTGCGAATTCGCCAACGTCCTATTCGGCGAACCTCGCTCCCGGCGGACGAGGCCAGGACTGGGGACCGTCATCGTACGATCACCGTCATTATCTGACGATCAGCTATGTCTGGTCGCCGGTAGGCCTCCATGCAAACAACACGTTTGCCAATGCGGCGCTTGGAGCATTGACCCGCCACTGGACGATCTCCGGAACGGAACAGTTCCAGAGCGGTCCGTATCTCACGTTTGATACAGCAGGTTACGATATCAATGGCGACGGCAGCACGACGAACGACCGTGCTGTCCTCGGCAATAAGTCAAAGCCGCTGGATACGGGAGCTATTGACGGGCACTTTGTGGGAGGCACCGATGGCGTGTACTACGACATAGCGGCTCTGAATGACCCGAACGGCGACATGAACGTGGTTACTCCCAACGACGTCCACTGGCTGATTCCATATGGTCCGCAGAACCAGTTCCTGCACCAGGAGATTGGCCGCAACAGCTACGCCAACCCCGGTTTGCAGTTCCACAATATCGCAGTAGAAAAGGGCATCGGTATGTCCTACTTCCACTTCGATCGCGGACGCCTCATCCTCCGTGCCGAGGTCAACAACATCGGCAATCACAACAACGTGGGACCTATGAATACGAGCATTCCAAACATCGGGACCGCAGTATTCCTGGATAAGACGAATGCACGTCAGGGTTCGGGAGATGCACAGTCGCAGGGTCGTCAGATGTACCTGTGGGCGAAGTTTGTCTTCTAG
- a CDS encoding Bro-N domain-containing protein yields MSFQNLRRPLLSNLALFEERQVRRLFRDGEWWFVLADIVSALTDSANPSDYLKKLRRRDPSLADAFEGGGQFVPPLALPFETAGGKQRLQCWNIPGVLRLIQSIPSPRAEPFKQWLAKIGHERLQEISNPAMALERARENWRKLGRSEKWITQRMTGQETRNKLTDYWAANDVKPGDEFAVLTNLIHQEWSGISIKAHKNLKKLQAQNLRDHMTEAELIFTALAELSTRQVAETSSAKGMPANAKAARTGGGIAKRARLELEKTTGKKVISRENYLPPPKKREKIEKK; encoded by the coding sequence ATGAGCTTCCAAAACCTACGGAGACCTCTGTTGAGCAATTTGGCACTGTTTGAAGAGCGCCAGGTCCGGCGCCTTTTCCGCGACGGCGAATGGTGGTTCGTTCTCGCCGATATCGTCTCTGCCCTCACCGACTCGGCCAACCCTTCCGACTATCTCAAGAAGCTGCGCCGGCGCGATCCTTCGCTGGCAGATGCATTCGAAGGGGGGGGACAATTTGTCCCCCCCCTTGCTCTCCCCTTTGAAACGGCAGGGGGCAAGCAGCGTCTTCAGTGCTGGAACATTCCCGGAGTTCTCCGGTTGATTCAGTCAATTCCATCGCCGCGTGCCGAACCATTCAAACAGTGGCTGGCCAAGATAGGCCACGAGCGTTTGCAGGAGATCTCCAACCCGGCGATGGCGCTTGAGCGCGCTCGCGAAAACTGGCGCAAGCTGGGCCGCAGCGAAAAATGGATCACTCAGCGCATGACGGGCCAGGAGACCCGCAACAAACTCACGGACTATTGGGCTGCCAACGATGTCAAACCAGGAGACGAATTTGCTGTCCTGACCAATCTCATTCACCAGGAGTGGTCCGGCATCTCCATCAAGGCCCATAAAAATCTCAAGAAGCTTCAAGCACAGAATCTTCGCGATCACATGACTGAAGCCGAGCTAATCTTTACAGCGCTTGCCGAACTTTCCACCCGCCAGGTAGCGGAGACCAGCTCTGCCAAGGGGATGCCTGCCAATGCAAAGGCTGCTCGCACCGGCGGAGGCATTGCAAAGCGGGCGCGCCTCGAACTGGAGAAGACAACCGGGAAGAAAGTAATCTCGCGCGAGAATTACCTTCCTCCGCCAAAGAAGCGTGAAAAAATTGAGAAGAAATGA
- a CDS encoding DUF4019 domain-containing protein gives MKKPMQPFRSSALFLAMFALTQLAALAQAKDSRLEAAQRADETWLALVDSSKYAEGWKSASAPFQAAVSQDKWVEAMTAARTPLGKLVSRKLVSATYSNALPGAPEGEYEVLIYETIFEHKPLAHETIIAMLEKDAAWRVAGYYIK, from the coding sequence ATGAAGAAACCGATGCAGCCCTTCCGCAGCAGCGCTCTTTTTCTGGCGATGTTTGCTCTCACTCAGCTTGCAGCACTTGCACAGGCAAAAGACAGCAGACTCGAAGCCGCGCAGCGCGCCGACGAGACCTGGCTGGCGCTCGTCGATAGCTCAAAGTACGCAGAGGGCTGGAAATCCGCCTCCGCGCCATTCCAGGCCGCCGTCTCGCAGGACAAGTGGGTCGAGGCCATGACGGCCGCTCGCACGCCGCTGGGAAAGCTCGTCTCCCGCAAGCTGGTGAGCGCAACTTACTCCAACGCGCTGCCCGGGGCGCCCGAAGGCGAGTACGAGGTGCTGATCTACGAGACCATCTTCGAGCACAAACCGCTCGCCCACGAAACCATCATCGCCATGCTCGAAAAGGACGCCGCCTGGCGCGTGGCCGGCTACTACATCAAATGA
- the nadD gene encoding nicotinate (nicotinamide) nucleotide adenylyltransferase, producing MSVAFFGGTFDPPHRGHIGVARAAAKAFDLSAIFFAPVGNQPLKPGLTATPFEDRLAMVTLACEECQPETAAGKQTARFIPSAIDAPQPDHRPNYTVDTLEKFRREMPAEKLYCLVGADSFLSLRQWREPDRLLELAEWIVVSRPGHSLADLSSLTLTPQQRERVHLIETAHFDISSTWLRERLSAGDSARDLLPESVARYIRDHHLYRLPSNAGG from the coding sequence ATGAGCGTCGCTTTCTTCGGAGGCACCTTCGACCCGCCGCACCGTGGACACATCGGCGTGGCCCGTGCCGCGGCCAAGGCCTTCGATCTCAGCGCGATCTTCTTTGCGCCGGTGGGAAACCAGCCGCTGAAACCCGGCCTCACGGCGACCCCGTTTGAAGACCGGCTGGCCATGGTCACGCTCGCCTGCGAGGAGTGCCAGCCCGAAACCGCTGCCGGAAAACAGACCGCGCGCTTTATCCCCTCGGCCATTGACGCTCCCCAGCCCGATCACCGTCCCAACTACACCGTCGATACGCTGGAGAAGTTTCGCCGCGAGATGCCTGCGGAAAAGCTCTACTGCCTTGTCGGAGCCGATAGCTTCCTCAGCCTTCGCCAGTGGCGCGAGCCCGATCGCCTGCTCGAACTGGCCGAATGGATCGTCGTCAGCCGCCCCGGCCACTCGCTGGCCGACCTCAGCTCGCTGACGCTCACACCACAGCAGCGCGAGCGCGTCCACCTCATCGAGACCGCGCACTTCGACATCTCGTCCACCTGGCTGCGCGAGCGGCTCTCCGCAGGAGACAGCGCCCGCGACCTTCTCCCCGAATCCGTCGCGCGCTACATCCGCGACCACCACCTGTACCGCCTGCCCTCAAACGCCGGAGGATAG
- the cobO gene encoding cob(I)yrinic acid a,c-diamide adenosyltransferase codes for MTETSRRGLVVINTGPGKGKTTAALGTALRAAGNGMRVLILQFLKGSWHYGELDAIAALDRALAQAGNQPVGENIVIRQMGRGFVKVGGAETDPEDLRMVEQAWHNAAEAILSGDWDLVVLDEINYAIGYKMLDPEKVAEVLRQRPEMVHVILTGRNAHPTLVELADTVTEMREVKHAYQKGILAQRGIEF; via the coding sequence ATGACTGAAACCTCGCGTCGCGGACTCGTCGTCATCAACACCGGCCCCGGCAAGGGCAAGACCACGGCCGCGCTCGGCACCGCACTGCGCGCCGCGGGCAACGGCATGCGCGTGCTCATCCTGCAGTTCCTCAAGGGCTCGTGGCACTACGGCGAGCTAGACGCCATCGCCGCGCTCGACCGGGCGCTCGCCCAGGCCGGGAACCAACCGGTTGGCGAAAACATCGTCATCCGCCAGATGGGCCGCGGCTTCGTCAAGGTCGGCGGCGCCGAGACCGACCCCGAGGACCTGCGCATGGTCGAGCAGGCCTGGCACAACGCCGCCGAGGCGATCCTCTCCGGCGACTGGGACCTCGTCGTGCTCGACGAGATCAACTACGCCATCGGCTACAAGATGCTCGACCCGGAAAAAGTCGCTGAGGTGCTCCGTCAGCGGCCCGAGATGGTCCACGTCATCCTCACCGGCCGCAACGCCCACCCCACCCTGGTCGAACTCGCCGACACCGTCACCGAGATGCGCGAGGTCAAACACGCCTACCAGAAGGGCATCCTCGCCCAACGCGGCATCGAGTTCTGA
- a CDS encoding M56 family metallopeptidase translates to MMLRLLEYVVNSLWMTPLVFAAAWLTARLARRAGAEVEHRVWVGALLLEAVLPAVRMQRVVVWQALQGLLRWPFAGPAKTGRGDVTVSVGAGIVNGSLKMPEHWMQALATIYGGVMLYFAARLLWGVWSTHRIERRAQEISFADREQRAWQRCCNRFGLADARVAVSEEIGGPVTVGLGRPVLLLPPSFLERVDEEDLNAVEAHECAHMQRHDFMKNLLYRIVSLPVSYHPALWMTLARIAESREMICDAMAASAVEGRQSYARSLLRLAATITAASPARTLHAIGIFDANTFERRVMRLTGRGIEMGRSLRLATAAACVTLGAATCASALALHTVIAASGSPSADQKEKPPAVKLPSGVIAGNVIYQKHPMYPAEARANHDTVDGPVILRAMINKEGLVEDLSVKQSLRADYDQSALDAVKEWRYKPFLLNGQPTEVETTITVNFYIGK, encoded by the coding sequence ATGATGCTGCGATTGCTGGAGTACGTGGTGAATTCGCTCTGGATGACTCCGCTTGTGTTTGCGGCGGCATGGCTGACTGCGCGTCTTGCGCGTCGCGCGGGCGCGGAGGTTGAGCACAGAGTATGGGTCGGCGCGCTTCTGCTGGAAGCTGTTCTTCCGGCGGTCCGTATGCAGCGTGTTGTGGTGTGGCAGGCATTGCAGGGTCTGTTGCGGTGGCCCTTTGCAGGGCCGGCGAAGACAGGCCGGGGAGATGTCACGGTATCGGTGGGCGCAGGGATCGTCAATGGATCGCTGAAGATGCCCGAGCACTGGATGCAGGCGCTTGCCACTATCTACGGAGGTGTGATGCTGTACTTCGCCGCGCGTCTGCTGTGGGGAGTGTGGAGCACCCATCGGATAGAGCGCAGGGCGCAGGAGATCTCATTCGCCGATCGAGAGCAAAGGGCATGGCAACGCTGCTGCAATCGCTTCGGGTTGGCCGATGCGCGAGTCGCGGTATCGGAAGAGATCGGCGGGCCGGTCACGGTGGGGCTTGGAAGGCCGGTGCTTCTACTGCCGCCGTCGTTCCTGGAGCGTGTGGACGAGGAGGATCTCAACGCTGTCGAAGCGCACGAATGCGCGCATATGCAGCGCCACGACTTCATGAAGAACCTGCTGTACCGCATTGTTTCGTTACCTGTGTCGTACCATCCGGCGCTTTGGATGACGCTGGCCCGTATCGCCGAGAGCCGCGAGATGATCTGCGATGCGATGGCGGCGAGCGCAGTTGAGGGAAGGCAGAGCTATGCACGTTCACTTTTGCGGTTGGCGGCGACGATCACAGCAGCGTCGCCGGCCAGAACACTCCACGCCATCGGAATCTTCGATGCCAACACGTTCGAGAGGAGAGTTATGCGACTGACAGGAAGAGGTATCGAGATGGGCCGAAGCCTGCGTCTGGCAACGGCTGCGGCGTGCGTGACGCTGGGTGCGGCGACATGCGCTTCTGCACTGGCGCTGCATACGGTGATTGCAGCGTCGGGATCGCCATCGGCAGATCAGAAGGAGAAGCCGCCGGCTGTAAAGCTCCCTTCCGGAGTGATTGCGGGCAACGTCATCTATCAGAAGCACCCTATGTATCCGGCAGAAGCCAGGGCGAATCACGATACGGTCGATGGTCCGGTAATTCTTCGCGCGATGATCAACAAGGAAGGGTTGGTCGAAGATCTTAGCGTCAAACAGAGCCTCAGGGCAGACTATGACCAGAGCGCACTGGATGCTGTCAAGGAATGGCGCTACAAGCCGTTTCTGTTGAACGGCCAGCCAACCGAGGTCGAGACGACGATTACGGTGAACTTCTATATCGGGAAGTAA
- a CDS encoding GH92 family glycosyl hydrolase codes for MLPFLVATIAYCQTPYALIDPHIGTANEGQTTPAVGEPFAMTNWIPEAHSTEKKCIAPYLYSDTKLTGFRASHWMSGSCTQDYGSVTLMPTFGDLKTQPDGRAAAFSHADEVAQPAFYSVRLPGDSETVEMTGGVRAGMLRVTYSKAGRANLIVEPNARMKDGWVKVDLAHNEITGFNPVYRIYQGNGKPTGFSGYFVIQFRDKVESSGTWCDAKVTPNAELKGDGKCEHMGAYLRFKLDAPRAILIKAGTSFTSIDAARANLRAEIPAWDFAALRAKTTRVWANALDAIAIAGGTAAERHSFYTALYHAMMLPRIASDADGSYPRFAGNGKVEKKTTPGPYYDDFSMWDIYRAQLPLMTILQPTRTEAMMQSLILKGEQGSYLPIFPAWSSYTSEMIGDHTGVAMTDAYMKGLRNFDLASAWTLIRRNAFDTPPYDEYKDGLGRRALKSYIKYGYIPLEDPVAEAFHHGEQVSRTLEYAFDDAIIAQLGEALGHKNDAATLAKRSGNWKNVIDPETKLARGRHEDGSWITPFVDDKHVSYITESSAYQYTFYVPQNVPGLIAALGGRDSFIAKLDGLFANNLYDPGNEPGHHIAYLYDDAGAAWKTQQHIAELVDVYNDTPAGLPGNDDAGQMSAWWIFSTLGFYPVTPGIPEYWIGTPRFPSATLNLPGGKKFNIIAKNASAKNIYIQSAKLNGAPLTAPRVTHKAIMQGGTLEFTMGPKPNRSLFSQH; via the coding sequence ATGCTCCCGTTCCTGGTCGCGACCATCGCGTATTGCCAGACTCCCTACGCGCTCATCGATCCGCACATCGGCACCGCCAACGAGGGCCAGACGACTCCCGCCGTCGGCGAGCCCTTCGCCATGACCAACTGGATCCCCGAGGCGCACTCCACCGAGAAGAAGTGCATCGCGCCTTATCTTTATTCCGACACAAAGCTCACCGGCTTTCGCGCCAGCCACTGGATGAGCGGAAGCTGCACGCAGGACTACGGCTCCGTCACGCTGATGCCCACCTTCGGCGACCTGAAGACGCAACCCGACGGCCGCGCCGCGGCCTTCAGTCACGCCGATGAAGTCGCGCAGCCCGCCTTCTACTCCGTGCGTCTTCCCGGCGACAGCGAGACCGTCGAGATGACCGGCGGCGTTCGCGCCGGGATGCTTCGCGTCACCTACTCGAAGGCAGGCAGGGCGAACCTCATCGTCGAACCCAACGCGCGCATGAAAGACGGCTGGGTGAAGGTCGACCTCGCGCACAACGAGATCACCGGCTTCAACCCCGTCTACCGCATCTACCAGGGCAACGGAAAGCCCACCGGCTTCAGCGGCTACTTCGTCATCCAGTTCCGTGACAAGGTCGAGAGCAGCGGCACATGGTGCGATGCAAAGGTAACACCCAACGCCGAGCTGAAAGGCGACGGCAAGTGCGAGCACATGGGCGCGTATCTGCGCTTCAAGCTCGACGCGCCGCGAGCCATCCTCATCAAAGCGGGAACCTCGTTCACCTCGATCGATGCCGCGCGCGCAAACCTTCGCGCGGAGATCCCTGCATGGGACTTCGCCGCGCTTCGCGCAAAGACGACGCGCGTATGGGCCAACGCGCTCGACGCTATCGCCATCGCCGGCGGAACCGCAGCCGAGCGCCACAGCTTCTACACCGCGCTCTATCACGCCATGATGCTCCCGCGCATTGCGAGCGACGCCGACGGCTCCTACCCGCGCTTCGCCGGGAACGGAAAGGTCGAGAAGAAGACCACGCCCGGCCCCTACTATGACGACTTCTCCATGTGGGACATCTACCGCGCGCAACTTCCGCTCATGACGATCCTTCAGCCAACGCGCACCGAGGCGATGATGCAGTCGCTCATCCTCAAGGGCGAGCAGGGCAGCTATCTCCCCATCTTCCCCGCGTGGAGCAGCTACACCTCGGAGATGATCGGCGACCACACCGGTGTCGCCATGACCGACGCCTACATGAAGGGCCTCCGCAACTTCGACCTCGCCAGCGCATGGACGCTGATTCGACGCAACGCCTTCGATACACCACCCTACGACGAGTACAAAGATGGCCTCGGCCGCCGCGCGCTGAAGTCGTACATCAAGTACGGCTACATCCCGCTCGAGGACCCCGTCGCCGAGGCCTTCCATCACGGCGAACAGGTCTCGCGCACGCTCGAGTACGCCTTCGACGACGCTATCATCGCACAACTCGGAGAAGCGCTCGGCCACAAGAACGACGCTGCCACGCTCGCCAAACGCTCCGGCAACTGGAAGAACGTCATCGACCCCGAGACAAAACTTGCGCGCGGACGCCACGAAGACGGCTCATGGATCACTCCCTTCGTCGACGACAAGCACGTCAGCTACATCACAGAATCCAGCGCCTACCAGTACACCTTCTACGTTCCGCAGAATGTGCCCGGACTGATCGCCGCGCTCGGCGGACGCGACAGCTTCATCGCGAAGCTCGACGGACTCTTCGCCAACAACCTCTACGACCCCGGCAACGAGCCCGGCCACCACATCGCTTACCTCTACGACGATGCGGGCGCGGCATGGAAGACGCAGCAGCACATCGCCGAACTCGTCGACGTCTACAACGACACGCCCGCAGGCCTTCCGGGCAACGACGACGCCGGACAGATGTCCGCCTGGTGGATCTTCTCCACGCTAGGTTTCTACCCCGTCACGCCAGGCATTCCTGAGTACTGGATCGGCACGCCGCGCTTCCCTTCAGCAACACTCAACCTTCCCGGAGGAAAGAAGTTCAACATCATCGCAAAGAACGCGAGCGCGAAGAACATCTATATTCAGTCCGCAAAACTAAACGGAGCGCCACTCACCGCGCCGCGCGTGACGCACAAGGCCATCATGCAAGGCGGCACGCTCGAGTTCACCATGGGGCCCAAGCCGAATCGCAGCCTCTTCAGCCAGCACTGA
- the rsfS gene encoding ribosome silencing factor, which translates to MPSTESNQLLLAAAAAAEDKKAEDIRILALDPSESGLTDYFLICNGTNDRQNLAISDEIELKLKRDFGVYPNSVEGRRQAEWILMDYVDFIVHVFSPEKRAFYGLERLRKSATTLSVDEINAELKAKVSAARKTSKKTAAKKAAAKKATKKSAAKSAAPKRTAKKTSQKKAPVKAAPKKAPKR; encoded by the coding sequence ATGCCGTCCACTGAAAGCAACCAGCTACTGCTCGCCGCCGCCGCCGCGGCCGAAGACAAGAAGGCTGAAGACATCCGCATCCTCGCGCTCGACCCCTCCGAGAGCGGCCTGACGGACTACTTCCTGATCTGCAACGGGACCAACGACCGCCAGAACCTCGCCATCTCCGACGAGATCGAGCTGAAGCTCAAGCGCGACTTCGGCGTCTACCCGAACTCCGTCGAAGGCCGCCGCCAGGCCGAGTGGATCCTGATGGACTACGTCGACTTCATCGTGCACGTCTTCTCACCGGAGAAACGAGCCTTCTACGGCCTCGAACGCCTGCGCAAGTCGGCCACAACGCTAAGCGTCGACGAAATCAACGCCGAGCTCAAGGCCAAGGTCAGCGCCGCACGAAAAACGTCAAAGAAGACGGCCGCCAAAAAAGCCGCCGCGAAGAAGGCTACAAAGAAATCCGCCGCGAAAAGTGCAGCGCCAAAGAGAACGGCGAAGAAGACCAGTCAAAAGAAAGCACCAGTAAAGGCAGCGCCTAAAAAAGCACCAAAGCGATAG
- a CDS encoding BlaI/MecI/CopY family transcriptional regulator has translation MGRGEKEALTKLELEIMQVIWRHGASNVGAVQEGLEQQLAYTTVQTMLNILHRKGKLKRRLKGRAFEYSAVVSEAKATHHALRDLVDRMFGGSSEELVMSLVKNKQINAEQLARLTHRLEKGEEQ, from the coding sequence ATGGGACGAGGCGAAAAAGAAGCGTTGACGAAGCTGGAGCTGGAGATTATGCAGGTGATCTGGCGGCATGGCGCGAGCAACGTCGGCGCCGTGCAGGAAGGGCTTGAGCAGCAGCTGGCCTACACCACGGTACAGACGATGCTGAACATTCTGCATCGCAAAGGCAAGCTGAAGCGCAGGCTCAAGGGGCGTGCTTTCGAGTACAGCGCGGTGGTGAGCGAGGCGAAGGCAACCCACCACGCGTTGCGCGATCTGGTGGACCGCATGTTCGGCGGGTCGAGCGAAGAGCTGGTGATGAGCCTGGTGAAAAACAAACAGATCAACGCCGAACAGCTTGCGCGTCTGACGCACAGGCTGGAAAAGGGAGAGGAGCAATGA
- a CDS encoding 23S rRNA (pseudouridine(1915)-N(3))-methyltransferase RlmH, whose translation MSERSSGGSASGALVSDYTARTSRYTPCENRVFDSESSFFTWLDRQAARTPAYLVLLDSCGKQLSSEELAQAIGKLRDSGTQRLVFAIGPADGWSESARSRANLLLSFGRITLPHQLARVVLAEQVYRAFTILAGHPYHSGH comes from the coding sequence ATGTCGGAGCGCTCAAGTGGGGGTTCTGCATCGGGCGCCCTGGTCTCCGATTACACCGCTCGAACGTCGCGTTATACACCTTGTGAGAACCGGGTCTTCGACTCTGAGTCTTCCTTCTTCACCTGGCTCGACCGCCAGGCCGCCCGCACTCCCGCCTACCTGGTCCTGCTCGACTCGTGCGGCAAGCAGCTCTCCTCCGAGGAGCTCGCCCAGGCCATCGGCAAGCTCCGCGACTCCGGGACACAGCGGCTGGTCTTCGCCATCGGTCCGGCCGACGGCTGGTCCGAGAGCGCGAGGTCGCGGGCGAACCTCCTGCTCTCCTTCGGCCGCATCACCCTGCCCCACCAGCTTGCCCGCGTCGTGCTCGCCGAGCAGGTCTACCGCGCCTTCACAATCCTCGCCGGACACCCCTACCACTCCGGCCATTAA